A stretch of Vannielia litorea DNA encodes these proteins:
- a CDS encoding lytic transglycosylase domain-containing protein encodes MTTRRSFLALLAALPLAACGDGPEPDTPARGPFNPPLYPQETPELRALINKYAVIHDMPAELIHRVCIRESTHNPAARNGPYYGLMQILPQTARTMGFRGAPSDLLDAETNLKYAGKYLKGAWIVSGGDIDSAIGWYARGYYYEAKRLGLLEETGLRG; translated from the coding sequence ATGACGACTCGCAGATCCTTTCTCGCCCTCCTCGCCGCCCTGCCTCTCGCTGCATGCGGCGATGGCCCAGAGCCCGACACGCCCGCCCGTGGCCCGTTCAACCCGCCGCTCTACCCGCAAGAAACGCCCGAGCTGCGCGCGCTGATCAACAAATACGCCGTGATCCACGACATGCCCGCCGAGCTGATCCACCGGGTCTGCATCCGCGAGAGCACCCATAACCCGGCCGCCCGCAACGGCCCCTACTACGGCCTCATGCAGATTCTGCCACAGACCGCCCGCACCATGGGCTTTCGCGGCGCGCCGTCCGACCTGCTCGATGCCGAGACCAACCTCAAATACGCGGGCAAGTATCTGAAGGGCGCCTGGATCGTCTCGGGTGGCGATATCGACAGCGCCATTGGCTGGTATGCTCGCGGCTACTACTATGAGGCCAAGCGCCTCGGCCTGCTCGAGGAGACCGGCCTGCGCGGCTGA
- the rplI gene encoding 50S ribosomal protein L9, giving the protein MQIILLERVAKLGQMGEVVNVKEGYARNYLLPQGKALRANEANIARFEGEKAQLEARNLETKKEADALAEKLAGQQFVVIRSASDAGALYGSVTPRDAADAATAEGFSIDKRQVALARPIKELGLHEVHVNLHPEVEVTIILNVARSTEEAELQASGKSIQELAAEEEAAAEFEIAELFDDIGQAANDDFGDEPSPAAQAVEDAEGDEDDK; this is encoded by the coding sequence ATGCAAATCATCCTGCTGGAACGTGTCGCCAAACTTGGCCAGATGGGCGAAGTCGTGAACGTCAAAGAGGGCTACGCCCGCAACTATCTCCTGCCCCAGGGCAAGGCCCTGCGCGCCAACGAGGCCAACATCGCCCGCTTCGAGGGCGAGAAGGCCCAGCTCGAGGCCCGCAACCTGGAGACCAAAAAAGAGGCCGACGCCCTCGCCGAAAAGCTCGCCGGTCAGCAATTCGTCGTGATTCGCTCCGCCTCCGACGCCGGTGCGCTCTACGGCTCCGTCACCCCGCGTGACGCCGCCGATGCCGCCACCGCCGAGGGCTTCTCGATCGACAAGCGCCAGGTCGCGCTCGCCCGTCCGATCAAGGAGCTCGGTCTGCACGAGGTTCACGTCAACCTGCACCCCGAGGTGGAGGTGACCATCATCCTCAACGTCGCCCGTTCGACCGAGGAAGCCGAGCTTCAGGCCTCCGGCAAGTCGATCCAGGAGCTGGCCGCCGAAGAGGAGGCCGCCGCCGAATTCGAGATCGCCGAGCTGTTCGATGACATCGGCCAGGCCGCCAACGACGACTTCGGTGACGAGCCCTCGCCCGCCGCCCAGGCTGTCGAGGACGCCGAAGGCGACGAGGACGACAAGTAA
- the rpsR gene encoding 30S ribosomal protein S18 produces the protein MATKPFFRRRKVCPFSGENAPAIDYKDTRLLQRYISERGKIVPSRITAVSAKKQRELARAIKRARFLALLPYAVK, from the coding sequence ATGGCTACCAAACCGTTTTTCCGCCGTCGCAAGGTCTGCCCGTTCTCTGGTGAGAACGCGCCCGCCATCGACTACAAGGACACCCGCCTGCTCCAGCGCTACATCTCCGAGCGTGGCAAGATCGTGCCCTCCCGTATCACCGCCGTCAGCGCCAAGAAGCAGCGTGAACTGGCCCGCGCCATCAAACGCGCCCGCTTCCTCGCCCTGCTCCCCTACGCCGTGAAGTAA
- the rpsF gene encoding 30S ribosomal protein S6: MPLYEHVFISRQDLSGAQAEGLIEHFSSVLGDNGGKVVEHEYWGVKTMAYKINKNRKGHYAYLRTDAPAGAVQEMERLMRLHDDVMRVLTIKVDAHEEGPSAQMQKRDEREPRRERR; this comes from the coding sequence ATGCCGCTCTACGAGCATGTCTTCATTTCGCGCCAGGATCTGTCCGGCGCCCAGGCCGAGGGCCTGATCGAACACTTCTCCTCCGTCCTCGGTGACAACGGCGGCAAGGTCGTCGAGCACGAGTACTGGGGCGTGAAGACCATGGCCTACAAGATCAACAAGAACCGCAAGGGGCACTACGCCTACCTGCGCACCGACGCGCCCGCCGGCGCCGTGCAGGAGATGGAGCGCCTGATGCGCCTGCATGACGACGTGATGCGCGTTCTGACCATCAAGGTCGACGCCCACGAAGAGGGCCCCTCGGCCCAGATGCAGAAGCGTGACGAGCGCGAGCCGCGCCGCGAGCGCCGTTGA